In a single window of the Coregonus clupeaformis isolate EN_2021a chromosome 10, ASM2061545v1, whole genome shotgun sequence genome:
- the LOC121575010 gene encoding host cell factor 1-like isoform X2, with amino-acid sequence MTFPGSVVSGTTSSSLQPRWKRVLGWSGPVPRPRHGHRAVAIKELMVVFGGGNEGIVDELHVYNTATNQWFIPAVRGDIPPGCAAYGFVCDGTRLLVFGGMVEYGKYSNDLYELQASRWEWKKLKAKSPKNGPPPCARLGHSFSLVGNKCFLFGGLANDSEDPKNNIPRYLNDLYTLELRAGSSVVGWDIPITYGVLPPPRESHTAVVYTEKESKKSHLIIYGGMSGCRLGDLWTLDIDTLTWTKPSVNGTAPLPRSLHSAITITNKMFVFGGWVPLVMDDVKVATHEKEWKCTNTLACLNLDSMAWESVLMDTLEDNIPRARAGHCSVAINSRLYVWSGRDGYRKAWNNQVCCKDLWYLETERPHAPSRVQLVRANTNSLEVSWGAVSTSDTYLLQLQKYDIPAATAATSPALTATSSLPGNSPKSPAAAAPSAQNLPHTAILKVAAPQSGTGTSLVTVRANQAGKSPVTVTSLPPGVRMMVPAQTAQGTPIGNSPQMSGMAALAAAAAATQKIPPSSGTVLNIPAGATLVKTIAVSPGSTTVKTSSPLMVSNPATRMLKTAAAQVGTATVSSPNSPNRPIITVHKSGTVTVAQQHQVVTTMVGGVTKTITLVKSPLTMGGSGTLISSLGKMISVVQTKPVQTSAVTGQASINPLSQLIQTKGSLPAGTILKLVTSADGKPTTIITTSQAGGTGNKPTILNISGMSPTTSKQGTTIIKTIPMSAIMTQPGATVTSSIGKMPYTILTTKMMTSGTPGKIITTMPKLGTATGQQGLTQVVLKGAPGQPGTILRTVPMGGVRLVTPVTMTSVKPNVTTLVVKGTTGVTTLGTVTGTVSSSLAGGSVASANASLATPIATLGTIATLPSQVINPTAITVSAAQASLTTATTLSTSTMSVNQPTQVTLITTPSGVEAQPVQDLPVSFLASPTSEQPSSTGVGDAPGTVTMVCSNPPCETHETGTTNTATTAASTIGGVQKFCSNPPCETHETGTTNTATTASANMSVPRVCSNPPCETHETGTTNTATTTSTNMGVAMRVCTSPPSETHEMGTTNTSTTTHSIMGTNQMGTVQSSSSSLPSSPPQTTTSAYPGTATGNQGPENLRTGTTFTPTTARSNMGSAQTGTVQSPKPAVGLTVCSNPPCETHETGTTSTATQSSSGMGNGQTGTVQKVCSNPPCETHETGTTSTPSQASSNMAGNQTGTGTVQRVCSNPPCETHETGTTNTATTATADGADGSTSSTETPSTTASGTTPATTQSRAITTVTQSTPAPGPSVPSISSITEGAAVSTEEPMQTDAATEGGDTAMETGLPPELMSEGQMRTGLSTEELAVTAAAEAAAQARAIQAVLQAAQQVAMNEGDSGSDGQQTTTIPIVLTQQELAGLVQQQQQLQEAQAQAQAQQQGNTQALPTEGLAPADSLNDPTSESNGHNEMVAAISSAVASLLPRTSTETLAPSSTFAVSSPAKLQPAASLAEMANGIEGGKLNPQPAPIKTLVKKENQWFDVGIVKVTNMVVTHFFIPGDNSQVEDDSGAIPDYNQMKKMELQPGTAYKFRVAGINACGRGSFSEISAFKTCLPGFPGAPCAIKISKSPDGAHLTWEPPSVTSGKIIEYSVYLAIQSTQTAEPKTSTPAQLAFMRVYCGPNPACLVQSTSLSNAHIDYTTKPAIIFRIAARNEKGYGPATQVRWLQESSKDGASAKPAPKRPVSSPDVKAAGQKKARTDQ; translated from the exons ATGACATTTCCTGGTTCCGTGGTGTCTGGGACCACTAGTTCATCTCTGCAGCCACGATGGAAGCGGGTTCTAGGATGGTCTGGGCCTGTGCCTCGGCCCAGACATGGTCACAGAGCCGTTGCTATAAAGGAATTGATGGTTGTTTTTGGAGGAGGAAATGAAGGAATTGTGGATGAATTGCATGTCTACAACACAG CAACAAACCAATGGTTTATCCCTGCGGTTCGTGGTGATATTCCCCCTGGATGTGCTGCATACGGTTTTGTTTGTGATGGCACCCGGCTTCTGGTGTTTGGTGGAATGGTGGAATATGGAAAATACAGCAACGATCTCTATGAGCTACAG GCCAGCAGATGGGAATGGAAAAAGTTAAAAGCTAAGTCCCCCAAAAATGGCCCACCTCCCTGTGCTCGACTTGGCCACAGTTTCTCTCTGGTGGGCAACAAGTGCTTCTTGTTTGGAGGGCTGGCTAATGACAGCGAGGACCCCAAAAACAACATCCCTAG ATACCTGAATGATCTGTACACCCTGGAGCTTCGTGCTGGCTCCAGTGTTGTGGGCTGGGATATACCAATTACTTATGGTGTTTTGCCTCCTCCTCGCGAGAGCCACACTGCTGTAGTGTACACAGAAAAGGAGAGCAAGAAATCTCACCTGATCATCTATGGAGGGATGAGTGGCTGTCGTCTGGGAGATCTATGGACTCTTGACATTG ACACCCTGACCTGGACTAAGCCATCAGTGAATGGCACAGCACCTCTGCCCAGGAGTCTCCACTCTGCCATCACCATCACAAACAA GATGTTTGTGTTTGGGGGATGGGTTCCCCTTGTTATGGATGACGTGAAGGTGGCAACACATGAAAAGGAATGGAAGTGCACAAACACACTGGCCTGCCTAAATCTCG ACTCCATGGCCTGGGAATCAGTGTTGATGGATACCTTGGAGGACAATATCCCAAGGGCCCGGGCAGGACATTGTTCTGTGGCCATCAACTCCAGGTTGTATGTCTGGAGTGGCCGTGACGGTTACCGTAAAGCATGGAACAACCAAGTCTGTTGTAAAGACCTCTGGTACCTTGAGACAG AGAGGCCACACGCTCCCTCGAGGGTGCAGCTTGTCCGTGCCAACACCAACTCCCTGGAGGTGAGCTGGGGCGCTGTGTCCACCTCAGACACCTACCTGCTGCAGCTGCAGAAGTACGACATCCCAGCTGCCACTGCTGCCACCTCGCCGGCCCTCACCGCCACCTCTTCTTTGCCAGGGAACTCGCCCAAAAGCCCAGCTGCAGCTGCTCCCTCTGCTCAGAACCTACCACACACAG CCATCTTGAAGGTTGCAGCCCCTCAGTCTGGCACGGGTACCTCCCTTGTTACTGTGCGAGCCAACCAGGCTGGGAAATCCCCTGTCACTGTGACATCACTTCCTCCAGGAGTTCGGATGATGGTTCCTGCCCAGACTGCCCAAGGAACG CCAATTGGCAATAGCCCTCAGATGAGTGGCATGGCAGCTTTGGCTGCAGCTGCAGCAGCCACACAGAAGATCCCGCCCTCTTCAGGCACTGTGCTCAACATTCCAGCAGGTGCCACCCTTGTCAAAACCATAGCTGTCTCCCCTGGCTCCACCACAGTCAAAACGTCATCTCCTCTCATG GTCAGTAACCCAGCCACTCGCATGCTGAAGACGGCTGCAGCTCAGGTGGGCACAGCGACTGTATCATCACCCAACTCGCCCAACCGACCCATCATCACTGTGCACAAGTCAGGCACGGTCACTGTAGCCCAGCAACACCAGGTGGTTACCACCATGGTGGGAGGAGTCACCAAGACCATCACCCTGGTCAAGAGCCCCCTTACTATGGGAGGCAGCGGCACTCTG ATCTCCAGCCTTGGCAAGATGATATCTGTGGTACAAACCAAGCCAGTGCAGACATCAGCTGTTACAGGCCAGGCTTCCATTAACCCTCTATCACAGCTCATACAG ACTAAGGGTTCTCTCCCTGCCGGCACCATACTGAAGCTGGTGACATCAGCAGACGGCAAGCCCACCACAATCATCACCACGTCCCAGGCAGGGGGCACAGGGAACAAGCCCACCATCCTGAACATCAGTGGCATGTCACCCACCACAAGCAAACAGGGCACCACCATCATCAAGACCATCCCAATGTCTGCTATTATGACCCAGCCTGGAGCCACAG TGACCAGCAGCATAGGGAAGATGCCCTACACCATCCTCACCACCAAGATGATGAcctctggcactccaggcaaaATCATCACTACCATGCCCAAGCTTGGCACTGCAACTGGCCAGCAGGGGCTGACACAG GTGGTTTTGAAGGGTGCTCCGGGCCAACCTGGTACCATTCTGCGCACTGTACCCATGGGTGGAGTCCGACTCGTCACCCCGGTTACGATGACTTCTGTTAAGCCCAATGTAACTACACTGGTCGTCAAGGGAACAACTG GTGTCACCACCCTGGGGACAGTCACAGGCACAGTCTCCTCCAGCCTGGCAGGGGGAAGTGTAGCCAGTGCCAATGCCTCTCTGGCAACTCCCATTGCCACCCTGGGAACCATCGCCACCCTGCCCAGCCAAGTCATCAACCCCACTGCCATCACTGTGTCAGCGGCCCAGGCCAGTCTGACCACAGCCACTACCCTGTCCACCTCCACCATG TCGGTGAACCAGCCAACCCAGGTGACTCTCATCACCACCCCCAGCGGGGTTGAGGCCCAGCCAGTGCAGGACCTGCCTGTGTCCTTCCTGGCCTCACCCACCTCTGAGCAGCCCTCCTCCACTGGGGTTGGGGATGCCCCTGGTACTGTCACCATGGTCTGCTCCAACCCCCCCTGTGAGACCCACGAGACAGGAACCACTAACACAGCAACCACAGCCGCCTCCACTATAGGTGGGGTGCAAAAGTTCTGCTCCAACCCCCCCTGTGAGACGCATGAGACGGGCACCACCAACACGGCCACCACTGCATCTGCTAACATGTCAGTGCCGCGTGTCTGCTCCAACCCTCCTTGTGAGACCCACGAGACTGGAACCACCAACACCGCAACGACCACTTCCACCAACATGGGAGTGGCAATGAGGGTGTGTACAAGCCCTCCGTCAGAGACCCATGAGATGGGCACCACTAACACCTCGACGACCACCCACTCCATCATGGGCACTAACCAAATGGGTACTGTCCAGAGTAGCTCATCAtctctgccctcctctccccctcagacGACCACCTCTGCTTACCCCGGAACTGCCACAGGCAACCAGGGACCAGAAAACCTGCGCACCGGCACCACCTTCACCCCCACCACAGCACGCTCTAACATGGGCTCAGCCCAGACCGGCACTGTGCAGAGTCCCAAGCCAGCCGTGGGCCTTACGGTTTGCTCTAACCCGCCCTGCGAGACACATGAAACGGGCACAACCAGCACTGCCACTCAGTCCTCGTCCGGCATGGGTAACGGGCAGACTGGCACTGTGCAGAAGGTGTGCTCAAACCCACCCTGCGAGACCCACGAAACGGGGACCACCAGCACCCCGTCCCAGGCCAGCTCCAACATGGCTGGGAACCAGACAGGAACAGGGACGGTGCAGAGGGTGTGTTCCAACCCCCCCTGTGAAACCCACGAGACTGGCACCACCAACACGGCAACTACTGCCACAG CAGATGGAGCAGACGGAAGCACCAGCAGTACAGAGACTCCCTCCACCACTGCATCAGGAACAACCCCAGCCACCACCCAGAGCAGAGCCATCACTACTGTGACCCAGTCCACACCAGCCCCGGGGCCCTCAGTACCT TCCATTTCTTCAATCACTGAGGGTGCAGCAGTTTCCACAGAAGAGCCCATGCAGACTGATGCGGCCACAGAGGGGGGAGACACCGCTATGGAGACTGGGCTCCCCCCAGAGCTGATGTCAGAGGGACAGATGAGAACAGGTCTGTCTACAGAGGAACTGGCTGTGACTGCAGCAGCGGAGGCAGCAGCACAGGCCCGGGCCATCCAGGCAGTTCTCCAGGCAGCACAGCAGGTCGCCATGA ACGAGGGTGATTCTGGCTCAGACGGACAGCAGACCACCACAATCCCCATCGTTCTGACCCAGCAAGAGCTGGCGGGCCTggtccagcagcagcagcagctccaggAGGCTCAGGCCCAAGCCCAGGCCCAGCAGCAAGGAAACACCCAAGCCCTGCCCACTGAGGGCCTGGCTCCCGCAGACAGCCTCAATGACCCCACGTCTGAGAGCAACGGACACAATGAGATGGTTGCAGCCATTTCCAGTGCAGTGGCATCACTGCTGCCGCGCACCTCCACTGAGA CTTTGGCCCCCTCAAGCACATTTGCTGTTTCCAGTCCAGCCAAGCTGCAACCTGCAGCTTCTCTAGCAGAGATGGCCAATGGCATCGAGGGTGGG AAGCTAAACCCTCAACCAGCCCCTATCAAGACACTTGTAAAAAAAGAGAACCAATGGTTCGATGTTGGAATCGTCAAGGTGACAAACATGGTGGTCACACACTTCTTCATCCCAGGGGACAATTCTCAAGTAGAG GATGACTCTGGTGCCATCCCAGACTACAACCAGATGAAGAAAATGGAGCTGCAGCCTGGCACAGCCTACAAGTTCCGTGTCGCTGGCATCAATGCTTGTGGTCGTGGTTCCTTCTCAGAGATCTCTGCTTTCAAGACCTGTCTACCAGGCTTCCCAGGAGCACCTTGTGCCATCAAAATCAGCAAG AGCCCAGATGGTGCCCACCTCACCTGGGAGCCTCCTTCGGTGACATCAGGGAAGATCATTGAGTATTCTGTGTACCTGGCCATCCAAAGCACCCAGACAGCTGAGCCCAAGACCTCCACCCCAGCCCAGCTGGCCTTCATGCGGGTGTACTGTGGGCCCAACCCCGCCTGCCTGGTGCAGTCCACCAGCCTCTCGAACGCCCACATTGACTACACCACCAAGCCCGCCATCATCTTCCGCATAGCCGCACGCAACGAGAAGGGCTACGGCCCTGCCACACAAGTCCGATGGCTGCAAG AGTCCAGCAAAGATGGCGCCTCAGCAAAACCAGCCCCAAAAAGACCAGTTTCCTCACCTGATGT TAAGGCTGCTGGTCAAAAGAAAGCAAGAACGGACCAGTGA
- the LOC121575010 gene encoding host cell factor 1-like isoform X4 gives MTFPGSVVSGTTSSSLQPRWKRVLGWSGPVPRPRHGHRAVAIKELMVVFGGGNEGIVDELHVYNTATNQWFIPAVRGDIPPGCAAYGFVCDGTRLLVFGGMVEYGKYSNDLYELQASRWEWKKLKAKSPKNGPPPCARLGHSFSLVGNKCFLFGGLANDSEDPKNNIPRYLNDLYTLELRAGSSVVGWDIPITYGVLPPPRESHTAVVYTEKESKKSHLIIYGGMSGCRLGDLWTLDIDTLTWTKPSVNGTAPLPRSLHSAITITNKMFVFGGWVPLVMDDVKVATHEKEWKCTNTLACLNLDSMAWESVLMDTLEDNIPRARAGHCSVAINSRLYVWSGRDGYRKAWNNQVCCKDLWYLETERPHAPSRVQLVRANTNSLEVSWGAVSTSDTYLLQLQKYDIPAATAATSPALTATSSLPGNSPKSPAAAAPSAQNLPHTAILKVAAPQSGTGTSLVTVRANQAGKSPVTVTSLPPGVRMMVPAQTAQGTPIGNSPQMSGMAALAAAAAATQKIPPSSGTVLNIPAGATLVKTIAVSPGSTTVKTSSPLMVSNPATRMLKTAAAQVGTATVSSPNSPNRPIITVHKSGTVTVAQQHQVVTTMVGGVTKTITLVKSPLTMGGSGTLTKGSLPAGTILKLVTSADGKPTTIITTSQAGGTGNKPTILNISGMSPTTSKQGTTIIKTIPMSAIMTQPGATVTSSIGKMPYTILTTKMMTSGTPGKIITTMPKLGTATGQQGLTQVVLKGAPGQPGTILRTVPMGGVRLVTPVTMTSVKPNVTTLVVKGTTGVTTLGTVTGTVSSSLAGGSVASANASLATPIATLGTIATLPSQVINPTAITVSAAQASLTTATTLSTSTMSVNQPTQVTLITTPSGVEAQPVQDLPVSFLASPTSEQPSSTGVGDAPGTVTMVCSNPPCETHETGTTNTATTAASTIGGVQKFCSNPPCETHETGTTNTATTASANMSVPRVCSNPPCETHETGTTNTATTTSTNMGVAMRVCTSPPSETHEMGTTNTSTTTHSIMGTNQMGTVQSSSSSLPSSPPQTTTSAYPGTATGNQGPENLRTGTTFTPTTARSNMGSAQTGTVQSPKPAVGLTVCSNPPCETHETGTTSTATQSSSGMGNGQTGTVQKVCSNPPCETHETGTTSTPSQASSNMAGNQTGTGTVQRVCSNPPCETHETGTTNTATTATADGADGSTSSTETPSTTASGTTPATTQSRAITTVTQSTPAPGPSVPSISSITEGAAVSTEEPMQTDAATEGGDTAMETGLPPELMSEGQMRTGLSTEELAVTAAAEAAAQARAIQAVLQAAQQVAMNEGDSGSDGQQTTTIPIVLTQQELAGLVQQQQQLQEAQAQAQAQQQGNTQALPTEGLAPADSLNDPTSESNGHNEMVAAISSAVASLLPRTSTETLAPSSTFAVSSPAKLQPAASLAEMANGIEGGKLNPQPAPIKTLVKKENQWFDVGIVKVTNMVVTHFFIPGDNSQVEDDSGAIPDYNQMKKMELQPGTAYKFRVAGINACGRGSFSEISAFKTCLPGFPGAPCAIKISKSPDGAHLTWEPPSVTSGKIIEYSVYLAIQSTQTAEPKTSTPAQLAFMRVYCGPNPACLVQSTSLSNAHIDYTTKPAIIFRIAARNEKGYGPATQVRWLQESSKDGASAKPAPKRPVSSPDVKAAGQKKARTDQ, from the exons ATGACATTTCCTGGTTCCGTGGTGTCTGGGACCACTAGTTCATCTCTGCAGCCACGATGGAAGCGGGTTCTAGGATGGTCTGGGCCTGTGCCTCGGCCCAGACATGGTCACAGAGCCGTTGCTATAAAGGAATTGATGGTTGTTTTTGGAGGAGGAAATGAAGGAATTGTGGATGAATTGCATGTCTACAACACAG CAACAAACCAATGGTTTATCCCTGCGGTTCGTGGTGATATTCCCCCTGGATGTGCTGCATACGGTTTTGTTTGTGATGGCACCCGGCTTCTGGTGTTTGGTGGAATGGTGGAATATGGAAAATACAGCAACGATCTCTATGAGCTACAG GCCAGCAGATGGGAATGGAAAAAGTTAAAAGCTAAGTCCCCCAAAAATGGCCCACCTCCCTGTGCTCGACTTGGCCACAGTTTCTCTCTGGTGGGCAACAAGTGCTTCTTGTTTGGAGGGCTGGCTAATGACAGCGAGGACCCCAAAAACAACATCCCTAG ATACCTGAATGATCTGTACACCCTGGAGCTTCGTGCTGGCTCCAGTGTTGTGGGCTGGGATATACCAATTACTTATGGTGTTTTGCCTCCTCCTCGCGAGAGCCACACTGCTGTAGTGTACACAGAAAAGGAGAGCAAGAAATCTCACCTGATCATCTATGGAGGGATGAGTGGCTGTCGTCTGGGAGATCTATGGACTCTTGACATTG ACACCCTGACCTGGACTAAGCCATCAGTGAATGGCACAGCACCTCTGCCCAGGAGTCTCCACTCTGCCATCACCATCACAAACAA GATGTTTGTGTTTGGGGGATGGGTTCCCCTTGTTATGGATGACGTGAAGGTGGCAACACATGAAAAGGAATGGAAGTGCACAAACACACTGGCCTGCCTAAATCTCG ACTCCATGGCCTGGGAATCAGTGTTGATGGATACCTTGGAGGACAATATCCCAAGGGCCCGGGCAGGACATTGTTCTGTGGCCATCAACTCCAGGTTGTATGTCTGGAGTGGCCGTGACGGTTACCGTAAAGCATGGAACAACCAAGTCTGTTGTAAAGACCTCTGGTACCTTGAGACAG AGAGGCCACACGCTCCCTCGAGGGTGCAGCTTGTCCGTGCCAACACCAACTCCCTGGAGGTGAGCTGGGGCGCTGTGTCCACCTCAGACACCTACCTGCTGCAGCTGCAGAAGTACGACATCCCAGCTGCCACTGCTGCCACCTCGCCGGCCCTCACCGCCACCTCTTCTTTGCCAGGGAACTCGCCCAAAAGCCCAGCTGCAGCTGCTCCCTCTGCTCAGAACCTACCACACACAG CCATCTTGAAGGTTGCAGCCCCTCAGTCTGGCACGGGTACCTCCCTTGTTACTGTGCGAGCCAACCAGGCTGGGAAATCCCCTGTCACTGTGACATCACTTCCTCCAGGAGTTCGGATGATGGTTCCTGCCCAGACTGCCCAAGGAACG CCAATTGGCAATAGCCCTCAGATGAGTGGCATGGCAGCTTTGGCTGCAGCTGCAGCAGCCACACAGAAGATCCCGCCCTCTTCAGGCACTGTGCTCAACATTCCAGCAGGTGCCACCCTTGTCAAAACCATAGCTGTCTCCCCTGGCTCCACCACAGTCAAAACGTCATCTCCTCTCATG GTCAGTAACCCAGCCACTCGCATGCTGAAGACGGCTGCAGCTCAGGTGGGCACAGCGACTGTATCATCACCCAACTCGCCCAACCGACCCATCATCACTGTGCACAAGTCAGGCACGGTCACTGTAGCCCAGCAACACCAGGTGGTTACCACCATGGTGGGAGGAGTCACCAAGACCATCACCCTGGTCAAGAGCCCCCTTACTATGGGAGGCAGCGGCACTCTG ACTAAGGGTTCTCTCCCTGCCGGCACCATACTGAAGCTGGTGACATCAGCAGACGGCAAGCCCACCACAATCATCACCACGTCCCAGGCAGGGGGCACAGGGAACAAGCCCACCATCCTGAACATCAGTGGCATGTCACCCACCACAAGCAAACAGGGCACCACCATCATCAAGACCATCCCAATGTCTGCTATTATGACCCAGCCTGGAGCCACAG TGACCAGCAGCATAGGGAAGATGCCCTACACCATCCTCACCACCAAGATGATGAcctctggcactccaggcaaaATCATCACTACCATGCCCAAGCTTGGCACTGCAACTGGCCAGCAGGGGCTGACACAG GTGGTTTTGAAGGGTGCTCCGGGCCAACCTGGTACCATTCTGCGCACTGTACCCATGGGTGGAGTCCGACTCGTCACCCCGGTTACGATGACTTCTGTTAAGCCCAATGTAACTACACTGGTCGTCAAGGGAACAACTG GTGTCACCACCCTGGGGACAGTCACAGGCACAGTCTCCTCCAGCCTGGCAGGGGGAAGTGTAGCCAGTGCCAATGCCTCTCTGGCAACTCCCATTGCCACCCTGGGAACCATCGCCACCCTGCCCAGCCAAGTCATCAACCCCACTGCCATCACTGTGTCAGCGGCCCAGGCCAGTCTGACCACAGCCACTACCCTGTCCACCTCCACCATG TCGGTGAACCAGCCAACCCAGGTGACTCTCATCACCACCCCCAGCGGGGTTGAGGCCCAGCCAGTGCAGGACCTGCCTGTGTCCTTCCTGGCCTCACCCACCTCTGAGCAGCCCTCCTCCACTGGGGTTGGGGATGCCCCTGGTACTGTCACCATGGTCTGCTCCAACCCCCCCTGTGAGACCCACGAGACAGGAACCACTAACACAGCAACCACAGCCGCCTCCACTATAGGTGGGGTGCAAAAGTTCTGCTCCAACCCCCCCTGTGAGACGCATGAGACGGGCACCACCAACACGGCCACCACTGCATCTGCTAACATGTCAGTGCCGCGTGTCTGCTCCAACCCTCCTTGTGAGACCCACGAGACTGGAACCACCAACACCGCAACGACCACTTCCACCAACATGGGAGTGGCAATGAGGGTGTGTACAAGCCCTCCGTCAGAGACCCATGAGATGGGCACCACTAACACCTCGACGACCACCCACTCCATCATGGGCACTAACCAAATGGGTACTGTCCAGAGTAGCTCATCAtctctgccctcctctccccctcagacGACCACCTCTGCTTACCCCGGAACTGCCACAGGCAACCAGGGACCAGAAAACCTGCGCACCGGCACCACCTTCACCCCCACCACAGCACGCTCTAACATGGGCTCAGCCCAGACCGGCACTGTGCAGAGTCCCAAGCCAGCCGTGGGCCTTACGGTTTGCTCTAACCCGCCCTGCGAGACACATGAAACGGGCACAACCAGCACTGCCACTCAGTCCTCGTCCGGCATGGGTAACGGGCAGACTGGCACTGTGCAGAAGGTGTGCTCAAACCCACCCTGCGAGACCCACGAAACGGGGACCACCAGCACCCCGTCCCAGGCCAGCTCCAACATGGCTGGGAACCAGACAGGAACAGGGACGGTGCAGAGGGTGTGTTCCAACCCCCCCTGTGAAACCCACGAGACTGGCACCACCAACACGGCAACTACTGCCACAG CAGATGGAGCAGACGGAAGCACCAGCAGTACAGAGACTCCCTCCACCACTGCATCAGGAACAACCCCAGCCACCACCCAGAGCAGAGCCATCACTACTGTGACCCAGTCCACACCAGCCCCGGGGCCCTCAGTACCT TCCATTTCTTCAATCACTGAGGGTGCAGCAGTTTCCACAGAAGAGCCCATGCAGACTGATGCGGCCACAGAGGGGGGAGACACCGCTATGGAGACTGGGCTCCCCCCAGAGCTGATGTCAGAGGGACAGATGAGAACAGGTCTGTCTACAGAGGAACTGGCTGTGACTGCAGCAGCGGAGGCAGCAGCACAGGCCCGGGCCATCCAGGCAGTTCTCCAGGCAGCACAGCAGGTCGCCATGA ACGAGGGTGATTCTGGCTCAGACGGACAGCAGACCACCACAATCCCCATCGTTCTGACCCAGCAAGAGCTGGCGGGCCTggtccagcagcagcagcagctccaggAGGCTCAGGCCCAAGCCCAGGCCCAGCAGCAAGGAAACACCCAAGCCCTGCCCACTGAGGGCCTGGCTCCCGCAGACAGCCTCAATGACCCCACGTCTGAGAGCAACGGACACAATGAGATGGTTGCAGCCATTTCCAGTGCAGTGGCATCACTGCTGCCGCGCACCTCCACTGAGA CTTTGGCCCCCTCAAGCACATTTGCTGTTTCCAGTCCAGCCAAGCTGCAACCTGCAGCTTCTCTAGCAGAGATGGCCAATGGCATCGAGGGTGGG AAGCTAAACCCTCAACCAGCCCCTATCAAGACACTTGTAAAAAAAGAGAACCAATGGTTCGATGTTGGAATCGTCAAGGTGACAAACATGGTGGTCACACACTTCTTCATCCCAGGGGACAATTCTCAAGTAGAG GATGACTCTGGTGCCATCCCAGACTACAACCAGATGAAGAAAATGGAGCTGCAGCCTGGCACAGCCTACAAGTTCCGTGTCGCTGGCATCAATGCTTGTGGTCGTGGTTCCTTCTCAGAGATCTCTGCTTTCAAGACCTGTCTACCAGGCTTCCCAGGAGCACCTTGTGCCATCAAAATCAGCAAG AGCCCAGATGGTGCCCACCTCACCTGGGAGCCTCCTTCGGTGACATCAGGGAAGATCATTGAGTATTCTGTGTACCTGGCCATCCAAAGCACCCAGACAGCTGAGCCCAAGACCTCCACCCCAGCCCAGCTGGCCTTCATGCGGGTGTACTGTGGGCCCAACCCCGCCTGCCTGGTGCAGTCCACCAGCCTCTCGAACGCCCACATTGACTACACCACCAAGCCCGCCATCATCTTCCGCATAGCCGCACGCAACGAGAAGGGCTACGGCCCTGCCACACAAGTCCGATGGCTGCAAG AGTCCAGCAAAGATGGCGCCTCAGCAAAACCAGCCCCAAAAAGACCAGTTTCCTCACCTGATGT TAAGGCTGCTGGTCAAAAGAAAGCAAGAACGGACCAGTGA